In Rhodoferax koreense, a genomic segment contains:
- the cgtA gene encoding Obg family GTPase CgtA, with product MKFVDEAFIDISAGDGGAGCVSFRHEKYKEFGGPNGGDGGRGGHVFAVADPNLNTLVDFRFSRRHDAKRGEHGMGSDMFGAAGDDITLKMPVGTIITDAETGEVLYELLVPGEVITIAKGGDGGFGNMRFKSAINRAPRQKTPGWPGEKKSLKLELKVLADVGLLGMPNAGKSTLITAISNARPRIADYPFTTLHPNLGVVRVGPEQSFVVADLPGLIEGASEGAGLGHLFLRHLQRTRLLLHVVDMVPFDDSVDPVVQAKAIVGELKKYDENLYKKPRWLVLNKLDMVPTEDRAALVKDFVKRFKHKGPVFEISALNREGCEALVKAVYQHIKAQQVAEQAPVEIDPRFTNSDTSASS from the coding sequence ATGAAGTTCGTTGACGAAGCCTTTATCGACATCTCTGCCGGAGATGGCGGGGCAGGGTGCGTGTCGTTCCGGCATGAGAAATACAAGGAATTCGGCGGGCCGAACGGCGGCGACGGCGGCCGTGGCGGCCACGTTTTCGCGGTGGCCGATCCGAACCTCAATACGCTCGTGGATTTCCGCTTCTCGCGCCGTCACGACGCCAAGCGCGGCGAACACGGCATGGGCTCCGACATGTTCGGCGCCGCTGGCGACGACATCACGCTGAAGATGCCGGTCGGCACCATCATCACCGACGCCGAGACGGGCGAGGTTCTGTACGAGCTGCTCGTGCCCGGCGAGGTGATCACCATCGCCAAGGGCGGCGACGGCGGCTTCGGCAACATGCGTTTCAAGAGCGCGATCAACCGCGCGCCGCGCCAAAAGACGCCAGGCTGGCCCGGCGAGAAGAAAAGCCTGAAGCTCGAGCTCAAGGTGTTGGCCGACGTGGGCCTGCTCGGCATGCCGAACGCGGGCAAATCGACGCTGATCACGGCGATCTCGAACGCGCGTCCACGCATCGCCGACTATCCTTTCACCACCCTGCACCCCAACCTGGGCGTGGTGCGCGTCGGGCCGGAGCAGAGCTTCGTGGTCGCCGATCTGCCCGGCCTGATCGAGGGCGCGTCCGAAGGCGCGGGCCTCGGCCATCTGTTCCTGCGCCATCTGCAGCGCACCCGGCTGCTGCTGCACGTGGTCGACATGGTGCCGTTCGACGACAGCGTCGACCCAGTGGTCCAGGCCAAGGCCATCGTCGGCGAACTCAAGAAATACGACGAAAACCTGTACAAGAAGCCGCGTTGGCTGGTATTGAACAAGCTGGACATGGTGCCCACCGAAGACCGCGCCGCGCTGGTCAAGGATTTCGTCAAGCGCTTCAAGCACAAGGGCCCGGTGTTCGAGATCTCGGCGTTGAACCGCGAAGGCTGCGAAGCCCTGGTCAAGGCCGTGTACCAGCACATCAAGGCACAGCAGGTGGCCGAGCAGGCGCCGGTGGAAATCGACCCGCGCTTCACCAACAGCGACACTTCGGCCTCCTCCTGA
- a CDS encoding RNA pyrophosphohydrolase has translation MLDREGFRPNVGIILLNQKNQVFWGKRIRTHSWQFPQGGIDRGETPEQAMFRELHEEVGLHPEHVRVVARTRDWLRYEVPDRFIRRDARGHYKGQKQIWYLLQLVGHDWDLNLRATNHPEFDAWRWNDYWVPLDVVVEFKRGVYEMALTELARFLPRHDSRNRYLRSSMRTRESGHADAHFEAVPGAHFELPPGATFEPDPQLAQQRDPQEKNHAPFVPTLPP, from the coding sequence ATGCTTGACCGAGAAGGCTTTAGGCCTAACGTCGGCATCATCCTGCTCAACCAGAAGAATCAGGTATTTTGGGGCAAGCGCATTCGCACCCACTCCTGGCAGTTTCCGCAGGGTGGCATTGACCGGGGCGAAACCCCCGAGCAGGCCATGTTCCGTGAACTGCACGAAGAAGTGGGGCTGCATCCGGAGCATGTACGCGTTGTTGCCCGCACCCGTGACTGGTTGCGCTACGAGGTGCCAGACCGGTTTATCCGGCGTGATGCACGTGGTCACTACAAGGGACAGAAACAGATCTGGTATCTGTTGCAACTGGTCGGCCACGACTGGGATTTGAATCTGCGCGCCACCAACCATCCGGAGTTCGACGCCTGGCGCTGGAACGACTATTGGGTGCCGCTGGACGTGGTGGTCGAGTTCAAGCGCGGCGTGTACGAAATGGCGCTGACCGAACTCGCGCGTTTCCTGCCGCGACACGATTCGCGCAACCGTTATCTGCGCAGCAGCATGCGCACCCGCGAAAGCGGCCATGCCGACGCGCATTTCGAAGCCGTGCCAGGCGCTCACTTCGAACTGCCGCCTGGTGCCACCTTCGAACCCGATCCCCAGTTGGCGCAGCAACGCGACCCGCAAGAAAAGAACCATGCTCCGTTCGTTCCCACGCTGCCTCCGTAA
- a CDS encoding proline--tRNA ligase has protein sequence MKASQFLISTLKEAPADAEVASHRLMTRAGMIKKLGAGIYSYMPMGLRVIRKVEAIVREEMNRAGAIEVTMPVIQPAELWQETGRFEKMGPELLRIKDRHARDFVVQPTSEEVITDIARQEFRSYKQLPKNFYQIQTKFRDERRPRFGLMRGREFTMKDAYSFDRDMDAAKQSYQVMAQAYRRIFDRFGLSYRAVAADSGAIGGDLSEEFQVIAATGEDAIVYCPTSDYAANMEKAEALAPQQARGAATQPLTKTATPGKATCADVAELLNLPLKNTVKSLVLATDELDEQGAVAKTQVWLLLLRGDHDMNEVKVGKVPGLNNTFRFATLPEIEAHFGCKPGYLGPLNLVQPVKLVVDREVAVMSDWVCGANEADFHMTGVNWGRDLPEPELVADLRNIVAGDPSPDGQGVLAIERGIEVGHVFYLGTKYSRAMNATFLDVNGKPQFLEMGCYGIGITRLPAAAIEQNHDERGIIWPDAIAPFTVAICPIGPDRSPEVKAAAEALYAELMAAGVDVILDDRGERPGAMFADWELIGVPHRVTIGDKGLKEGLVEYQHRRDAAATKVAVGEVFAHLQSRLAPVA, from the coding sequence ATGAAAGCCTCCCAGTTCCTTATTTCCACGCTCAAAGAAGCCCCTGCCGACGCCGAGGTCGCAAGCCACCGGCTCATGACCCGGGCGGGCATGATCAAGAAGCTGGGCGCCGGCATCTACAGCTACATGCCGATGGGGCTGCGCGTGATCCGCAAGGTCGAGGCCATCGTGCGCGAGGAGATGAATCGGGCCGGCGCCATCGAAGTCACCATGCCGGTGATCCAGCCGGCCGAGTTGTGGCAGGAGACCGGTCGCTTCGAGAAGATGGGCCCCGAGCTGCTGCGCATCAAGGACCGCCATGCGCGCGACTTCGTGGTGCAGCCGACGAGCGAGGAAGTCATCACCGACATCGCGCGCCAGGAATTCCGCAGCTACAAGCAGCTGCCCAAGAACTTCTACCAGATCCAGACCAAGTTCCGCGACGAGCGCCGGCCGCGTTTCGGTCTGATGCGCGGTCGCGAATTCACCATGAAGGACGCCTACAGCTTCGACCGTGACATGGACGCGGCCAAGCAGAGCTACCAGGTGATGGCCCAGGCCTACCGCAGGATCTTCGACCGTTTCGGCCTGAGCTACCGCGCCGTGGCGGCCGACAGCGGCGCCATCGGCGGCGACCTGAGCGAAGAGTTCCAGGTGATCGCCGCCACTGGCGAGGACGCGATCGTCTACTGCCCGACCAGCGACTACGCGGCCAACATGGAAAAAGCCGAGGCGCTGGCGCCGCAGCAGGCCCGTGGCGCCGCCACGCAGCCCCTGACCAAGACGGCGACCCCCGGCAAGGCCACCTGCGCCGACGTGGCCGAACTGTTGAACCTGCCGTTGAAGAACACGGTGAAGTCGCTGGTGCTGGCCACCGACGAGCTGGACGAGCAGGGCGCGGTCGCGAAGACCCAGGTGTGGCTGCTGCTGCTGCGCGGCGACCACGACATGAACGAAGTCAAGGTTGGCAAGGTGCCCGGCCTGAACAACACCTTTCGCTTCGCCACGCTGCCCGAGATCGAGGCTCACTTCGGCTGCAAGCCCGGCTACCTCGGCCCGCTGAACCTGGTGCAGCCGGTGAAGCTGGTGGTAGACCGCGAAGTGGCGGTGATGAGCGACTGGGTCTGCGGCGCCAACGAGGCCGACTTTCACATGACCGGCGTGAACTGGGGCCGCGACCTGCCCGAGCCCGAACTCGTGGCCGACCTGCGCAACATCGTCGCCGGCGACCCGTCGCCCGACGGCCAGGGCGTGCTGGCCATCGAGCGCGGCATCGAGGTCGGCCATGTGTTCTACCTCGGCACCAAGTACAGCCGCGCGATGAACGCGACCTTCCTCGACGTCAACGGCAAGCCGCAGTTCCTCGAGATGGGCTGCTACGGCATCGGCATCACCCGGCTGCCGGCGGCCGCCATCGAGCAGAACCACGACGAGCGCGGCATCATCTGGCCCGACGCGATCGCACCGTTCACCGTCGCCATCTGCCCGATCGGGCCGGACCGCAGCCCCGAGGTGAAGGCCGCGGCGGAAGCGCTCTACGCCGAACTGATGGCCGCGGGTGTGGATGTGATCCTGGACGACCGGGGCGAGCGCCCCGGCGCGATGTTCGCCGACTGGGAACTCATCGGCGTGCCGCACCGCGTCACGATCGGCGACAAGGGCCTGAAGGAAGGCCTGGTCGAATACCAGCACCGCCGCGACGCCGCCGCCACCAAGGTCGCGGTGGGCGAGGTGTTCGCGCACCTCCAGTCCAGGCTCGCGCCTGTGGCTTGA
- the rplU gene encoding 50S ribosomal protein L21 encodes MYAVIKTGGKQYRVASGEKIKVEQIAADVGQEIVFDQVLAVGNGSEIKVGTPLVSGASVTVTVVAHGKHDKVSIFKMRRRKHYQKRQGHRQQFTELQIGAIAG; translated from the coding sequence ATGTACGCGGTCATAAAAACCGGCGGCAAACAGTATCGTGTTGCTTCCGGCGAAAAAATTAAAGTAGAACAGATTGCTGCGGACGTAGGCCAAGAGATTGTGTTCGATCAGGTTCTGGCAGTCGGCAACGGCAGCGAGATCAAGGTTGGCACGCCCTTGGTGTCCGGCGCATCGGTTACGGTCACGGTTGTGGCTCACGGCAAACACGACAAAGTGAGCATTTTCAAAATGCGTCGCCGTAAGCACTATCAGAAACGTCAAGGGCATCGCCAGCAGTTCACCGAACTGCAAATCGGCGCCATTGCAGGTTAA
- a CDS encoding maleate cis-trans isomerase family protein, translating into MSINTPDTLQNSASRSTTSYRIGQIVPSSNTTMETEIPAILRARELVHFERFTFHSSRMRMKKVTQEELAAMDGDSDRCALELSDARVDVLGYACLVAIMSMGRGYHRVSEQRLHQRTVDNDGPAPVVTSAGALVDGLHAIGAKKVSILTPYMKPLTQLVIDYIENEGIEVVDSISLEIPDNLDVGRQDPRAPAEITKRLKTAGVDAIVASACVQMPSLPSVQPIEDRTGLPVLSSSVATTYMMLRKLGLDTRVPGFGALLSGRYSRGG; encoded by the coding sequence ATGAGCATCAACACGCCCGATACGCTGCAAAATTCCGCGTCACGCAGCACCACTTCTTACCGCATCGGTCAGATCGTGCCCTCGTCCAATACGACGATGGAAACCGAGATTCCCGCCATCCTTCGGGCGCGGGAGTTGGTGCATTTCGAGCGTTTCACTTTTCATTCCAGCCGCATGCGCATGAAGAAGGTGACCCAGGAAGAACTCGCGGCCATGGATGGTGACAGCGACCGCTGCGCGCTTGAGCTGTCCGATGCACGGGTGGACGTGCTCGGCTACGCCTGCTTGGTCGCCATCATGAGCATGGGGCGCGGTTACCACCGCGTCTCGGAGCAGCGCTTGCACCAGCGCACCGTCGACAACGACGGGCCGGCCCCAGTGGTGACCAGCGCCGGCGCGTTGGTCGACGGCCTGCACGCGATCGGCGCGAAGAAAGTGTCCATCCTCACGCCCTACATGAAGCCTCTAACCCAACTGGTCATCGACTACATCGAGAACGAAGGCATCGAGGTGGTTGACAGTATCTCGCTGGAGATTCCGGACAATCTGGACGTCGGCCGCCAGGATCCGCGCGCGCCAGCGGAGATCACCAAGCGCCTGAAGACCGCCGGTGTCGATGCAATCGTCGCCTCGGCCTGCGTGCAGATGCCGTCGCTGCCTTCGGTGCAGCCCATCGAGGACCGCACCGGGCTTCCGGTACTGTCGTCCTCGGTGGCGACCACCTACATGATGCTCAGGAAGCTGGGTCTCGACACCCGCGTGCCGGGCTTCGGCGCGCTTCTGTCGGGCCGTTACTCACGCGGCGGGTAA
- a CDS encoding polyprenyl synthetase family protein, protein MKCQISYNSPTTSARILSVHPTSTAAALALISDDMREVDKVIALRLSSGVPLVGEVAQYIISAGGKRLRPAIHLLMCGALGYRQTQRFNMAAVLEFIHTSTLLHDDVVDDSSLRRGRATANEVFGNPASVLVGDFLYSRAFQMMVEIQDMRVMQILADAVNVIAEGEVLQLVNMHDATLTEAAYLRVIRSKTAKLFEASTRLAAVLNGATFEIEQACAEYGQALGTAFQVIDDVLDYDGDVAEMGKNLGDDLREGKATLPLIIAMQRGSQAQCATIRHAIENGEVEKIEEIIQIVRATGALEATRDAAAAEARRAIEATSLLPANTYTSGLLQLAAQLLERRS, encoded by the coding sequence ATGAAGTGCCAAATTTCCTATAATTCGCCAACTACTTCCGCTCGCATTTTGTCCGTCCATCCCACAAGCACCGCCGCCGCCCTCGCCCTGATCTCCGACGACATGCGCGAGGTGGACAAAGTCATCGCGCTGCGCCTGTCGTCCGGCGTTCCGTTGGTCGGCGAAGTCGCACAGTACATCATCTCCGCCGGCGGCAAACGCCTGCGGCCCGCCATCCATCTGCTGATGTGCGGCGCGCTCGGCTACCGGCAGACGCAGCGCTTCAACATGGCGGCCGTGCTGGAGTTCATCCATACATCGACCTTGCTGCACGATGACGTGGTCGACGACTCCAGCCTGAGGCGCGGCCGCGCCACCGCCAACGAGGTGTTCGGCAACCCGGCGAGCGTGCTGGTCGGCGATTTCCTCTACTCGCGGGCCTTCCAGATGATGGTCGAGATCCAGGACATGCGCGTGATGCAGATCCTGGCCGATGCGGTCAACGTGATTGCCGAAGGCGAAGTGCTGCAGCTGGTGAACATGCACGATGCCACGCTCACAGAGGCGGCGTACCTGCGCGTGATCCGCTCCAAGACCGCCAAGCTTTTCGAAGCCAGCACCCGGCTGGCGGCCGTGCTGAACGGCGCCACGTTTGAGATCGAACAGGCCTGCGCCGAATACGGCCAGGCGCTGGGCACCGCTTTCCAGGTCATCGACGACGTGCTCGACTACGACGGCGACGTGGCCGAGATGGGCAAGAACCTGGGTGACGACCTGCGTGAAGGCAAGGCCACGCTGCCGCTGATCATCGCGATGCAGCGCGGCTCGCAAGCGCAATGCGCGACGATCCGCCATGCCATCGAGAACGGCGAAGTCGAGAAGATCGAAGAGATCATCCAGATCGTCAGAGCCACCGGCGCGCTGGAAGCCACACGTGACGCCGCCGCGGCCGAAGCCCGCCGCGCCATCGAGGCGACGAGCCTGTTGCCGGCCAATACCTATACCAGCGGTTTGCTACAATTGGCGGCTCAATTGTTGGAGCGCAGATCCTGA
- a CDS encoding CNP1-like family protein has protein sequence MLRSFPRCLRNYTTPFLAAALAALALTAGAAQSTPELRASDDPAVWAETEVPPPPAFSTSQLINIDLGPNVALKFGLDPKSVSIGKDDVVRYVVVATSPGATTGLYEGIRCATGEVKTYGRYNDGQWNLAKSPEWSRLFGNGAYRHSLALARMGACEQTSPPRSAQDMVRNIKYPRAESTH, from the coding sequence ATGCTCCGTTCGTTCCCACGCTGCCTCCGTAACTACACGACGCCGTTCCTCGCTGCCGCGCTCGCGGCCCTGGCGCTGACGGCCGGCGCCGCGCAGTCCACTCCCGAACTCAGGGCCTCCGACGATCCGGCGGTCTGGGCCGAGACCGAGGTGCCGCCACCGCCGGCCTTCAGCACCAGCCAGCTCATCAATATCGATTTGGGGCCGAATGTGGCGCTGAAGTTCGGGCTCGACCCGAAGTCCGTCAGCATCGGCAAGGACGACGTGGTCCGGTACGTGGTGGTGGCCACGAGCCCCGGGGCAACCACGGGGCTGTATGAAGGCATCCGCTGTGCCACCGGCGAAGTCAAGACCTACGGCCGCTACAACGACGGTCAATGGAACCTGGCGAAATCACCCGAGTGGAGCCGGCTGTTCGGCAACGGCGCCTACCGGCACTCGCTGGCGCTGGCCCGGATGGGCGCGTGTGAACAGACCAGCCCGCCGCGCAGTGCGCAAGACATGGTGCGCAACATCAAATACCCGCGGGCCGAGAGCACGCACTGA
- a CDS encoding virulence factor family protein → MKSALTLGLLLAAGAALAQAQPAIQSPVQSITHGQFERVQVHSPAGPVRQFALLLVEGSTASAQEQAMRSRLLAGGAMVAEVSMAAYQAKVRAQKAPCSYAGGDFENLARHIQAMLKLPAYFESTVVGAGDYAAYAYGMVAQTPAGAFGALLTAGFCPRLVVQPPLCAVNKLSWRLVSQAGQGQSVDMAPVPLGIPWMAATASSTNGTAACEPAAGQAFVAQVPQARLLASFDAAAAEITAQRPVLEAAPAQLADLPVVEVPTQQPGKRFAVLLSGDGGWAGIDKDIAAALARQGVPVAGFDSLRYFWSKRTPEGLAADLDRLVHHYAARWQRSEVILIGFSQGADVLPFALNRLPERTRAMVRLSVLLAPAEKASFEFHVSNWLGPSGDKPVLPEARKMEAARTLCVHGSEEKRSLCPQLGPNNAQVVMLKGAHHFDGDYAGLADRILRTAGP, encoded by the coding sequence ATGAAATCCGCACTGACCCTCGGGCTGCTGCTGGCCGCCGGCGCTGCATTGGCCCAGGCCCAGCCGGCGATACAGAGCCCCGTGCAAAGCATCACGCACGGCCAGTTCGAGCGTGTGCAGGTGCATTCACCCGCCGGGCCGGTGCGCCAGTTCGCGCTGCTGCTGGTCGAAGGCAGCACGGCCTCGGCGCAGGAACAGGCCATGCGCAGCCGGCTGCTGGCCGGTGGCGCCATGGTCGCCGAGGTCTCGATGGCCGCCTACCAGGCCAAGGTGCGCGCGCAGAAGGCGCCGTGCAGCTACGCGGGCGGCGACTTCGAGAACCTCGCGCGCCACATCCAGGCCATGCTCAAGCTGCCGGCGTATTTCGAGAGCACCGTGGTTGGCGCGGGTGACTACGCCGCCTACGCCTACGGCATGGTCGCGCAGACACCGGCCGGCGCCTTCGGCGCGCTGCTGACCGCAGGCTTCTGCCCACGGCTGGTCGTGCAACCACCGCTGTGCGCGGTCAACAAGCTCAGCTGGCGTTTGGTCAGCCAAGCCGGCCAGGGCCAGTCCGTGGACATGGCGCCGGTGCCGCTCGGCATTCCGTGGATGGCTGCGACCGCGTCATCGACCAACGGCACGGCCGCCTGCGAACCCGCGGCAGGCCAGGCCTTCGTCGCCCAGGTGCCGCAGGCCCGCCTGCTTGCGAGCTTCGACGCCGCCGCGGCCGAAATCACCGCGCAGCGACCCGTGCTGGAGGCCGCGCCCGCGCAGTTGGCCGACCTGCCCGTCGTGGAAGTGCCGACGCAGCAGCCCGGCAAGCGCTTCGCCGTGCTGCTGTCCGGCGATGGCGGTTGGGCCGGCATCGACAAGGACATCGCCGCCGCCCTGGCGCGCCAGGGCGTGCCGGTGGCCGGCTTCGACTCGCTGCGCTATTTCTGGAGCAAGCGCACGCCCGAAGGCCTGGCGGCCGATCTGGACCGGCTGGTGCACCACTACGCCGCGCGCTGGCAGCGCAGCGAGGTGATCCTGATCGGCTTCTCGCAGGGGGCCGACGTGTTGCCTTTCGCGCTGAACCGGCTGCCCGAACGCACGCGCGCCATGGTGCGGCTGTCGGTGCTGCTGGCGCCGGCCGAGAAGGCCTCGTTCGAGTTCCATGTCAGCAACTGGCTCGGCCCCAGCGGGGACAAGCCGGTGCTGCCGGAGGCCCGGAAGATGGAGGCCGCGCGCACGCTGTGCGTGCATGGCAGCGAGGAGAAGCGCTCGCTGTGCCCGCAACTGGGACCCAATAACGCGCAGGTGGTCATGCTCAAGGGCGCCCACCACTTCGACGGCGACTACGCCGGCCTGGCCGACCGCATCCTGCGCACGGCCGGGCCCTGA
- the rpmA gene encoding 50S ribosomal protein L27 — MAQKKGGGSTRNGRDSKPKMLGVKAFGGQLISAGSIIVRQRGTQFHPGTNVGVGKDHTLFALVDGHVSFAVKGAMNKHHVIVTPAA; from the coding sequence ATGGCACAGAAAAAAGGCGGCGGCTCAACGCGCAACGGACGTGACTCCAAGCCAAAGATGCTGGGTGTGAAGGCCTTCGGTGGCCAGCTCATCAGCGCAGGCTCCATCATCGTGCGTCAACGTGGCACCCAATTCCACCCCGGCACCAATGTCGGCGTGGGCAAGGACCACACCTTGTTCGCTCTGGTTGACGGCCACGTGTCGTTCGCCGTCAAGGGCGCGATGAACAAGCATCATGTGATCGTGACGCCGGCGGCTTGA
- a CDS encoding alpha/beta hydrolase, translating to MIDLMFATRAERDRQYNARASVPDFEASIGEYAALSDAARRHCVGLFDLPYGLGAAERLDLFPVLHHLMPAPVLVFIHGGYWRAQTKENSALMAQAFTDAGVAVATLEYPLLPGATLAETVRAVRSAVAWLHRHSAAHGIDPGRIYACGSSAGGHLTGMLLAPGWQAEYGLPEDVVRGGVGLSGLYDIRPLCDTHINDWLRLHPEQAWRLSPLSQLPDRPVPLVLAVGGEETDGFKRQTDAYELAWRERGHPVTRVAVPQCNHFNLLCEMAEAGSDLTRAVLDMIEHDRVTLGG from the coding sequence ATGATCGACCTGATGTTCGCCACGCGCGCGGAGCGCGATCGGCAGTACAACGCCCGGGCCTCCGTGCCGGATTTCGAAGCCAGCATCGGAGAATATGCAGCGCTCTCGGATGCTGCGCGTCGGCACTGTGTCGGCCTCTTCGATCTGCCCTATGGTCTGGGTGCGGCCGAGCGGCTGGACCTGTTTCCCGTGCTTCATCACCTCATGCCTGCGCCCGTGCTCGTTTTCATTCACGGCGGCTACTGGCGCGCGCAGACCAAGGAGAACTCGGCGCTGATGGCCCAGGCCTTCACGGATGCCGGTGTGGCCGTTGCCACCCTCGAATATCCCTTGCTGCCCGGCGCGACGCTGGCCGAGACCGTGCGTGCCGTGCGTAGCGCCGTCGCGTGGTTGCATCGTCATTCGGCGGCTCATGGCATCGATCCAGGACGCATCTATGCCTGCGGCAGCTCGGCTGGCGGCCATCTTACGGGCATGCTGCTGGCGCCGGGCTGGCAGGCCGAGTACGGCCTGCCAGAAGACGTGGTACGCGGCGGGGTTGGCCTGAGCGGCCTCTATGACATCCGCCCATTGTGCGATACCCACATCAACGACTGGCTGCGCCTGCATCCCGAGCAGGCCTGGCGCCTGAGCCCATTGAGCCAGTTGCCCGACAGGCCGGTTCCTTTGGTGCTGGCCGTTGGAGGCGAGGAGACTGACGGATTCAAGCGACAGACCGATGCCTATGAGCTGGCATGGCGCGAGCGCGGCCATCCGGTGACCAGGGTGGCCGTGCCGCAGTGCAACCACTTCAACCTGCTGTGCGAAATGGCTGAGGCGGGGAGCGATTTGACGCGCGCCGTGCTGGACATGATCGAGCACGACAGGGTGACTTTAGGCGGCTGA
- a CDS encoding lytic transglycosylase domain-containing protein — MNDTLPRALAPPGFSRRKALWWTAGGLGLLSKTEFAHAGGQLEEPLADSVRSALSSAVGNAAPPVPEFASTEARLAYLRWLGAMSDRLRPKKPDWNVRREFLETVWYESKRAGLDTALVLGLIQVESNFRKFAVSPVGARGYTQVMPFWTRVLGDGDAGKLFHMQTNLRFGCVILRHYLDREGGNLFMGLGRYNGSRGKALYPDAVLGARKRWEFSA; from the coding sequence GTGAACGACACGCTGCCCCGCGCTTTGGCCCCCCCCGGCTTTTCAAGAAGAAAAGCCCTGTGGTGGACGGCCGGCGGGCTGGGGCTGCTATCAAAAACGGAGTTCGCGCACGCCGGCGGGCAACTGGAGGAGCCGTTGGCCGATTCGGTGCGCTCGGCCCTGAGTTCGGCGGTGGGCAACGCCGCGCCGCCGGTGCCCGAATTCGCCAGCACGGAGGCGCGGCTGGCCTACCTGCGCTGGCTCGGCGCCATGAGCGATCGATTGCGCCCGAAAAAGCCCGACTGGAACGTGCGCCGCGAGTTCCTGGAAACCGTGTGGTACGAGAGCAAGCGCGCCGGCCTCGACACCGCGCTGGTGCTGGGCCTGATCCAGGTCGAGAGCAATTTCCGCAAGTTCGCGGTGAGCCCGGTCGGTGCGCGCGGCTACACCCAGGTGATGCCGTTCTGGACGCGCGTGCTCGGCGACGGCGACGCGGGCAAGCTGTTCCACATGCAGACCAATCTGCGCTTCGGCTGTGTGATCCTGCGCCACTACCTGGACCGCGAGGGCGGCAACCTGTTCATGGGCCTGGGCCGCTACAACGGCTCGCGTGGCAAGGCGCTGTACCCGGATGCGGTTCTCGGGGCTAGAAAGCGCTGGGAATTCTCGGCCTGA
- the proB gene encoding glutamate 5-kinase, giving the protein MTLKATSTVLRDARRIVVKVGSSLVTNEGRGLDEAAIGEWCRQLAALVGSGANRIGHKREVIMVSSGAVAEGMKRLGWATRPREIQELQAAAAVGQMGLAQMYETKLRENGLGSAQVLLTHADLADRERYLNARATLLTLLQHGVVPVINENDTVVNDEIKFGDNDTLGALVANLVEADALVILTDQKGLYTADPRKHPSAEFVSEAKAGDVALEVMAGGAGSSIGRGGMLTKILAAKRAAGSGASTVIAWGREPDALLRLARGEAIGTLLVAQTQKTQARKQWMADHLQLRGAVTIDAGAASKVRDEGKSLLPIGMVAVEGDFSRGDVIAIRDADGLHIARGLANYSSSEARLLCRKPSGEFESLLGYVAEPEMVHRDNLVLTR; this is encoded by the coding sequence ATGACTCTTAAAGCAACATCCACCGTCCTGCGTGATGCGCGGCGCATCGTCGTCAAGGTCGGCTCCAGCCTGGTGACCAACGAGGGGCGCGGGCTCGACGAAGCCGCCATCGGCGAATGGTGCCGGCAACTGGCGGCGCTGGTCGGCAGCGGCGCCAACCGCATCGGGCACAAGCGCGAGGTGATCATGGTCTCCAGCGGCGCGGTGGCCGAGGGCATGAAGCGGCTCGGCTGGGCCACGCGGCCACGCGAAATCCAGGAACTGCAGGCGGCCGCGGCCGTGGGCCAGATGGGCTTGGCGCAGATGTACGAAACCAAGCTGCGCGAGAACGGCCTGGGCAGCGCCCAGGTGCTGCTGACCCATGCCGACCTGGCCGACCGCGAGCGTTACCTCAATGCGCGCGCCACCCTGCTGACGCTGCTGCAGCACGGCGTGGTGCCCGTCATCAACGAAAACGACACCGTGGTCAACGACGAAATCAAGTTCGGCGACAACGACACGCTGGGCGCGCTGGTGGCGAATCTGGTGGAGGCCGACGCGTTGGTGATCCTCACCGACCAGAAGGGCCTGTACACCGCCGACCCGCGCAAGCATCCATCGGCCGAGTTCGTCTCCGAAGCCAAGGCCGGCGATGTGGCGCTGGAAGTCATGGCGGGGGGCGCTGGCTCGAGCATCGGCCGAGGCGGCATGTTGACCAAGATCCTCGCGGCCAAACGCGCCGCGGGTTCGGGTGCGTCCACGGTGATCGCCTGGGGACGCGAGCCCGACGCGTTGCTGCGCCTGGCGCGCGGCGAAGCCATCGGCACGCTGCTGGTGGCCCAGACGCAGAAGACGCAGGCGCGCAAGCAGTGGATGGCCGACCACCTGCAACTGCGCGGCGCGGTGACGATCGACGCCGGCGCCGCCAGCAAGGTGCGCGACGAAGGCAAGAGCCTGCTGCCCATCGGCATGGTGGCGGTGGAGGGCGACTTCTCGCGTGGCGACGTGATCGCCATCCGCGACGCCGACGGCTTGCACATCGCGAGAGGTCTCGCCAATTATTCGAGCTCTGAAGCGCGGCTCTTGTGCCGCAAGCCCTCGGGTGAGTTCGAAAGCCTGTTGGGCTACGTGGCCGAGCCGGAGATGGTGCACCGCGACAACCTGGTGCTGACGCGCTGA